GAATCTCTCCGCATCCTTTGCCGAACTGGTAGTCAGCCATAATACGAACCTTTTTGATCATCTTCGTCTTTTTATCCATGGGCGCAAGATTAAGGATAGAGCTTAAAATGGTTGACGGTCGGATATTGAAAAAAGGAGTTGCAATAAAATTCTACTAACTTCTTTTATATTTAAATGATATCGAACATCTTTAAATATCATTATCTCTATTTATTATTTGAGGAAGCGGACAGATTGCTTGCAAACTTTTGTGTTGTAAATGACTGTAATCAAGCAAACCATTCATCCCCTCAAACAAAGCCGTTTCCTCACTCTCTTGTAGTTTTTTCTTATAAATATTTCTTAATGTCTTTCTGTTGTTCTTCTTTTGTTTCTAGTGATATTTCTTTGATGTTTTAACTTCTCTTAATATTTAGACAACTCTAAGCAAAGCTATGCTGTTCTAATATCTTACCCGATCAGTTCTTAAGGAATATTCTGTCGGATCAGCCTTTAACAACGCCCAGTGGCATCATTCTTGCGACCTTTCTTGCGATTCCAAGATCGTGTACAACATTGACGACATCACTGCTGGACTTGTAAACGCCAGGTGCTTCCTCTGCGATCACGGATGGATGGGCAGCTCTGACCATTATTCCGCTTTTCTCAAGTTGGCTCTTGATATCTTCCCCGTGGAATTCCTTCTTCGCATGTGCACGGCTCATGACTCTGCCTGCTCCATGACATGCGCTTCCGAAAGAGATATCCATTGAAGCTTCTGCTCCGTGAAGTACGAACGAAGCTGTTCCCATGCTTCCAGGTATCAGGACCGGTTGGCCGACATCGCGGTATGCCTGTGGTACATCCTTGTGTCCTGGGGGGAATGCTCTTGTAGCTCCTTTCCTGTGTACGTAGACGTTCTTTTTCTTACCATCTACGGTATGTTCTTCCAGTTTTGCCACATTGTGTGCAACATCATAGACCAGATCAAGTCCAAGCTCATCAATGTCGGACCTGAACACCTCTGAAATGATCTCCCTGGTCCAGTGGGTAATGATCTGCCTGTTGTTCCATGCATAGTTTGCAGCACATATCATGGATCGGAAGTAGTTCTGTGCTTCATCGGACTGTGCCGGAGCACATGCAAGCTGTTTGTCAGGAAGTGCGATCTTATACTTCTTTGAAGCCTGTGAGATCGTACGCAGGTGATCTGTGCATATCTGGTGTCCGGTGCCTCGTGAACCGCAGTGGATCATGAAGGATACCTGTCCTTCTTCCAGGCCAAATTTATCAGCAACTTCCTGGTCGTATATCTTATCGATATACTGTACCTCAAGGAAGTGATTGCCGCTGCCTAATGTTCCTGCCTGTGGACGTCCTCTCTTGCGTGCCTTGGTGCTGATGTGGCTTACATCTCCGCCTTCTATGCATCCGCCACCTTCGCAGTGTTCAAGATCTGCTTTCTCGCCGTAACCGTTCTCAACTGCCCAGCGGGAACCATGCAGGAATATATCATCAAGCTCGCTATCGGATGCCCTCAGGCGGCTCTTGGAACCGACTCCTGCAGGTACGGACTGGAATAGTTTCTCAGTAAGTTCTTTCATGACCGGACGAACCTCTTCAACGGTGAGGTTCGATCGAACAAGGCGTACTCCGCAGTTGATATCAAAACCCACTCCTCCCGGGCTGATGACTCCTTCCTCTTCGTCAAAGGCGGCAACGCCTCCGATAG
This genomic stretch from Methanococcoides sp. AM1 harbors:
- a CDS encoding RtcB family protein, with translation MENASSIKESLKRIDDNIWEIPVGSKPGMNVPGRIYLSDKLIHNLEPEALDQVANVAMLPGIQKYSMAMPDAHLGYGFPIGGVAAFDEEEGVISPGGVGFDINCGVRLVRSNLTVEEVRPVMKELTEKLFQSVPAGVGSKSRLRASDSELDDIFLHGSRWAVENGYGEKADLEHCEGGGCIEGGDVSHISTKARKRGRPQAGTLGSGNHFLEVQYIDKIYDQEVADKFGLEEGQVSFMIHCGSRGTGHQICTDHLRTISQASKKYKIALPDKQLACAPAQSDEAQNYFRSMICAANYAWNNRQIITHWTREIISEVFRSDIDELGLDLVYDVAHNVAKLEEHTVDGKKKNVYVHRKGATRAFPPGHKDVPQAYRDVGQPVLIPGSMGTASFVLHGAEASMDISFGSACHGAGRVMSRAHAKKEFHGEDIKSQLEKSGIMVRAAHPSVIAEEAPGVYKSSSDVVNVVHDLGIARKVARMMPLGVVKG